From the genome of Phaenicophaeus curvirostris isolate KB17595 unplaced genomic scaffold, BPBGC_Pcur_1.0 scaffold_219, whole genome shotgun sequence:
GGTTCTGTTAAATTGAAATAAGGTTGAATTGGTTTCTGCATTGGGATTTTGGGCCAATCTGATGTTGTTACATGCAGGACACCAGACAGAGAGAGATTTTTAACTGAGGTGGTAGTTCTTGAAAAAGGTGAACTCTGAACTGCAGATACTGTCAAATACGGGAGGGAAGATTTCTCAGTTGTGGTTGACTTTGGCTTGGTAATGTTTCTTTGTTCACGCGAAGGCTGACTGCCTTCTGAAATATGCGCAGTCCTTTCAAATAAGGTTGCATATTTAACTTCTGAAGCTGTAAATGGGGTAATCTTTGTCTGGGATAATGGACTCGTAGTACCACTTGTTTTCATGATTATAATTTTTGGAGTTTCGTTAGTGCTCTGTAAAGCCTGAGTCACTGCAGATGTAAATAAAGATTTGAGTGACACATGCATGGGTGTTTCTGTGGTGTTAGGAAGTGAAGATGAAGCCATAAAAAACTCCAGGTCAGCAACAGAAGAATCAGTGGTTTCTGTAGCCATCCTAGAGGCTACAGTAGTGGCAGAAGCAATTAATGAACTTCCTGAAGAGCTGGGTGgtatttttgcaaaaatataaGGTGCTTTTAAGGATGTAGCATTCACTCTTGTGTTCATGATCATTGGTGTAGTAGATTGAGTGATGAGTCCAGCTGATATGGCTGATATCGTTCCATCTTCTTCTGAAGAACTCTGTTTTCCTAGAGAAACAGTAGAGATACGAGTGGTCTTAGGAGGTGGTGAAGACATAGGGACCCTACTGGACTGGCTGTCTAAAGTGGCTTCAGCAATTGTAGGTGTTAGTAAAGGGGGCATTGAAATGGATGTTTTTAGTGCTGCTGAAAGGTTGGTAGAAAGGCTTAAGTTTGAAGTGAAGGTAAAAGAATATACAGAAGAAGTTGTGAAGTCTATAACTGGACTTTTTGAGGTTCCTTGTGTATCTAGAGATGAAATGGATGTTTTGGTGGCAGTTAAACTTCGTGTTAATGATGATGTCCTACTGACTGTGGGAATCAATGAAGAACTTGTAGTATGAGATGTATAAGGTGGTACTGATGCTGATAACAAGATTGTAAAAAAAGGTGATGACCTTGTAAGAGAAGGATCTTTGGGAAGGAAAGTGCCTGAACTTCGTGCCACAGGGTCAGTTTTCAATTCTGTATGTGAACTGCTTGAGTACTCTGCAATTTCTGGAGTAATTAATGTAGTGTTTAGAGGTAATATCAATGTCCTAAAAGGGAAGACCGTAGACATAATggatttctgtggctttttagAAATGGATGAAGCTGAAAAGGAATCAGTGTGtgttatgaatttattttctcttgagtCTTTACTTGCTATAGACCTATCTGAGATTGTTGGGTTGACTagaagaggagaagcagcagaaggtaCTTTATAGAGACTTTGGGAGGCAACAGTAGTATCTGCCATAGCTTTGGGCTTCAGTGAGGTAATCGGTGAACTCACTGGTGTAGATACTCTGCGTATTACAGAAGGACTCGAATAAGTGCTTATAGGAATTTGGGAAGCAACTTGAGATGAAGAGACAGTCATTACGGGTTGAGCAGCAGGAATGCTGCCTTTTATTAGTGGAGATGTCTGCTTGTGAGCAGTCGCTGAAATATCCACTGAAGATAAAAATGGCTTTGGAGAAATACTAGCTGAAGAATTTGCATTTGATGATATTAGagaaggtttagacaagggttttgctgtttcaaaatatgaaactgTGAATAATTGAGGAAAACTTGTCTCAAAATTAGCTAATCTTGTAGTCATAGGAATTTGAGAAGCAGTTGAAGTCAGTGCAGAAATAGGTGTTGAGTGAACTGTAGTCTGACCAATGCCAGATCTAGTTCTAACAGTCAAAGTCGATGTGCTTAGTGTCAACCATGAACCTAGGAAAAATACAGGTCTTGTGAAAATTGCTCTGCCAGCCAGCAAAGCAGACAAAGGCGCTTGAGAGGATGTTGTTGCTCCCTTAGAATGACTTGCTGAAGGATTCCTACTCCTCCCaatccctgcaggcagctcagaAGTGACAAAAGATGGCTTGGAGGTTAAAGTTGTTAAAGCTGAAGTAGGGGAAAGAGTCCCTAGCTGAGTGGTTGATGTTTCAAGTGGAAATGGAACTACCACTACAGAAATTGGTGTTGTTAATAATGTAGAACGTGTTGGGTTAGGACTTGCACTGAGCAGGGTTGTTGGAGTTGCTATTGAAATGGGTAAAGTTATAGATGCAGTAGAACTGAGAGTACGTGATGTGACTGCTGAGGcttgaagagcagctggaagacCTGTTGAAGAGAtgagtttggaaaagacagtaGGGCTGGATGTGCTGTGAAGTGCATCAGGAGGCTCCACTGTACTTggtaatgaaaatgttgaatAGGTGGCTGCGTTAGATGCTTCCAATGAACAGAAGTCTGTAGTGGACTGTGCAGATGCATTCATTTCCCTTAAAGTGGTGTTTGCCTTCATGGTTACTTTGTCTGTCACACCAGTATGCGTTGACTCAGTCCCCAAAGTAACAAGTAAAGGAGGTGTCTGAGGAAATCCGTCCATAGCAGCACCCATGTGAGAGATTAACAGTGAAGGTTTTGTTCCAACTGCTGATTCTGTAGGCGTCACAGGTATGCCTAAAAGGAAAAACTCACGCTTCGTTGTCTTTTACGGATTAGTGGTGAAGCAAATGTATGGGACAGTACGGCAAGCATCCTTCAACCCTTTAAAATATTGTATAGTTAATTCTAAAGCCATAGTAGAAAGCCATAGCAGAAAtagaattttgtttctgaatttttaataatgaattcTTTGCGTAGTCTGAGGTATGTGATAGCTTTGGTCCATTCTGCTTCCACAACAAGGAGGAAGTTCAGATCCCTAAGCAGAAAGGTATCCCACAAAGCAAAGACCTTCAATATAAGACTGCTGTTTTAACCAGATGTGTTCATTTTAGATATTCTGTGGCTGGTGTTGATGAGCCCAACAAGCCCGATAAGCCCAACAagccccaggagaagggccAGGATGGACTGCACATCGTGGCGAGGAGAACAGATAGTTGAGAAGATGACTAATgaacttgaagaaaaagaaaggaaaatagagcagTTAAGTAACGTGTTCTCTGAAAACCAAAGACTGATGGAAGAGAATGCCACTCTGAAAGAGCAGATGCGGCAGCGAGAACGGTCCAGGCGGCCGGTATCTGAGATGCTACCTATAGCAGACCAGTTGTTCAAGGAAATGTCCCATTGCTTATTTGACTTGAAAGCACTGTGCAGTATTCTGACTCAGAGAGCTCAGGGTGAGGAGCCAAATCTTTCGTTACTGCTGGGAATCCGATCACTGAGCTGTTCagctgaagagaaggaaaattacCACCGCGCAGAAAGCCTTTGAAAGTAGCTCTTGGATGTTTGTCAGTTACGAAAGGACATTGATGAATTAAGGACTATGATGTCAGACCGTTATGCTCAGGACATGGGGGACTTTTACAGGGTACCTCATAGGAAGACGAGTCCCGAGTAACGACCGTACACCGATGCGATGCTAAATCGTTCTCACTTTATTGCCAAAGTATCACTTATTTACACACCTTAAAGCTTTCCACGCGCCACAAGACATAACATTATTGGTTAAAACAAGCTGTCCACGTGCTCAAGGTTGCTTTTAATTGGTTATCATGCGATGTGCTGCAGTTACAGTTTGTTCAGCCTGAGTAAGAGCAAAGACCTTGTGCTCATCAATTTGAAACAAGACagtgtccttctccaccagtcagcAGAGTCTGACGTGATGACTTCAGTCACTCAAGCTCCTTAGAAAAGTCTGTCCAAATGGTGAAATttgttataaaaatgtaaacaaatggGAAGGTTGTGGGGGGGAAATGTCATCAAAAGATTTGAGTCACTTACAGGTTGCATCCCATCTCCTCCCGCCCTCAAGACACCATTGAGTTGAGACATTTGTGTTATGTGCTCAAAGAATATACATCTTAACATCAAGCTACTTATCTCTCTACACTTTGATTGTAACCCCATATTTCTTACCTGCATATCATTCCTATTGATgcttttcaatgtattttcacaaacaGTATCGTATCCCCAGCCACCACCAAGCCCTCGTTCAGTCACAAATTGTTATAATCAATTATTCTTAATAACATCAACTTGTTCACACATATACAAGTCTCAGGAATCCTGATGTAACGAAGTATTTCAAGagaatttctgatttaaactcaGCAAGATAGACAGGATTCATTGTCTTTGTGATTTGGCTGATAAGAGCCCAggaaagcagtgtaaagcaagctGGACAAGACTAATTGTCCTCGTGTAGTTACTCAGCGTTTAGCGTAGTCTGCCAAGCTGAGCAGTTCTAAGCCATAGTCAGATTCCCTTGAGGTATGCATTGGACTTGCCCATCCTTCATTATCACCACCAGGTATGCCCAGGCCCTTGAGCAAAAGCAACCCCACAAATGGGTTTGCCTTTACCTGAAGCAGGAGAAAGCCAACCACTTCTTCTGCTTTATGTTGAAAGTCAAACTGAGAGGGACTGTCTTCATTGGTAGATCCCCTAGTGTTTACTGTCTATCTTGAGCTGGTATACTTAAGTGTCTTTCAAAAGACCTACTCGACAGACATGCCAAAGATGCTGTCTCTGCTTCTCCATTGTATTCTATCTCCCACCTAATAGCATTTTACGtatgtttttaaagagagaGCTTTGTGTgtggcaatgggttgagaaggagtcAGTGCCAGTTCTCACGAATCCCTCTTAAATTACACACGTGTACTCTGAGGACAGCCTGGCCAATGACCTGATTTCACTTGCAGACAGAGAAGGAATGTGTGCAAACATCATTTCAGAGGAGGATGGCAATGGTAGTTTCCTAACGAACTAAATGGGTCCCTTTGCAAGATTCTCTGTagtgaagcagatggggaaaag
Proteins encoded in this window:
- the LOC138734783 gene encoding uncharacterized protein; the protein is MGAAMDGFPQTPPLLVTLGTESTHTGVTDKVTMKANTTLREMNASAQSTTDFCSLEASNAATYSTFSLPSTVEPPDALHSTSSPTVFSKLISSTGLPAALQASAVTSRTLSSTASITLPISIATPTTLLSASPNPTRSTLLTTPISVVVVPFPLETSTTQLGTLSPTSALTTLTSKPSFVTSELPAGIGRSRNPSASHSKGATTSSQAPLSALLAGRAIFTRPVFFLGSWLTLSTSTLTVRTRSGIGQTTVHSTPISALTSTASQIPMTTRLANFETSFPQLFTVSYFETAKPLSKPSLISSNANSSASISPKPFLSSVDISATAHKQTSPLIKGSIPAAQPVMTVSSSQVASQIPISTYSSPSVIRRVSTPVSSPITSLKPKAMADTTVASQSLYKVPSAASPLLVNPTISDRSIASKDSRENKFITHTDSFSASSISKKPQKSIMSTVFPFRTLILPLNTTLITPEIAEYSSSSHTELKTDPVARSSGTFLPKDPSLTRSSPFFTILLSASVPPYTSHTTSSSLIPTVSRTSSLTRSLTATKTSISSLDTQGTSKSPVIDFTTSSVYSFTFTSNLSLSTNLSAALKTSISMPPLLTPTIAEATLDSQSSRVPMSSPPPKTTRISTVSLGKQSSSEEDGTISAISAGLITQSTTPMIMNTRVNATSLKAPYIFAKIPPSSSGSSLIASATTVASRMATETTDSSVADLEFFMASSSLPNTTETPMHVSLKSLFTSAVTQALQSTNETPKIIIMKTSGTTSPLSQTKITPFTASEVKYATLFERTAHISEGSQPSREQRNITKPKSTTTEKSSLPYLTVSAVQSSPFSRTTTSVKNLSLSGVLH